The Lepidochelys kempii isolate rLepKem1 chromosome 2, rLepKem1.hap2, whole genome shotgun sequence genomic interval cagtgactggattATGTTAACATATACTCCATATACATTAATACAATATGCCTCACTGGGTCAGGTACTGTACCAACACATATGAAGACCTTATCAGTGTTAACTTGGCCAAGTTGTACATACTAACTAAATAGATCAGTGTACTGTAGTCTATAAGAACTAAACTGAAAGTTTGTATAAAATACAATGTATTTGAATGAACATTGCCATTAGATCTTAAacttttgtatttcctcaccttagGATTCAAAATTGTAAATTTAAATATTGCATCATCAAAGAACTTGAATGtgtgaaacaattttttaaaagataaaaacaatATTGAGTTCTAGAATTACATTGTTTAAAAGCAAAAGCTATAGCATTTCCTATTGTATAACATTATAAAAGGTGAAAAACCTAGCCGTGATACTATGTAATTCCACAATCCAGTACtatagaattattattttttaaacattaattaaagtgaatttagtagCTTTTAATTTTGTCTTCCCAATCTTACTATGGGACTTTGACACTATCCATTTGTAACTTTTTAGTTTTGAAGTTCATTTGTTTGAGTTACCCATGAGAAAGagacatttgttttaatttaaacagaTTAAATACTTCTCTCATCCCCACACCCCACTTGGAGAACTCGAAAATGGTTGAAGCGATTTTAATCAGCTTCCCCACAGAACAGTCACTTTTGAGCTGACAAAGCATGAACATCTCAAAATGAGTTTTAAGAAATTGAGTGAATGAAAATGGGATAGAGGGGCTAACTTGTAACCTTAACTACTGCAAAATGGAAGGTTTCCATATTTTGTAAATGGTAGACTTTTATTAGAAATACCTCATTCCAATGTTCTGTAACTTGCTCCAAATTAGTTTTCGGTAGAAGAAAAGCATGTTCTTCTGGAACATGGTCTCGGTGATGTAGAAAAATGATCTGAGCAGCTGTACAATATAGGTATCCATCAGCCAGTATAGGAACTTGGCCAAGATTTCTTCACGGTAATGGTGTTCCAAAGCAGGAACAAAATGATCACCTACAATAAGCAGAATTCAATTATATTCAGAATCTGTAATTCACATTTCTAAAAGCCAACAACACACACTATTTTTTAGGCTGAGTTTGGAAAAGGGAGATAGAGAAACTGCCAAACAATTTTACAGTAACTGGTCCCCCAAGCAGCCTaaaccccattttttttttaattaggcatACTTTAAGCTTGGCACATGTTAAGTATAAAGATAaatccctcaaggattgaactcacaaccctgggtttagcaggccaatgctcaaaccactgagctatccctcccaacAAAATCAACATTAAACACAACACGCTAACAGGACAACTAAAATAAGTCAAGAAGTGAAAGGGTAAGATTCCTATAGAAATGTTAACTCAGCCATATCTCACATGGGTGATAATTTTGATTCCTGTTAAACATATTTCCAAACAATACATTTCATAAGAGAGTTACAGTTGaaactcattttccccatctgtaaaatgggaatacaaGCATTTCCTTGTCCCTAACCCTTTATATATCTAGCCTGAAAGCTCTTTAGGACAGGGACtctctacagcacctagcacaaaagGACCTCAATCTTGGTGGAAATCTGCcatagtttaaataaataaaataaaatggtgtTTCAATGGATGTCAGGTAACAtcaccaaaaaaccccacactaaACATTTGAAAAACTCTGAAAGTGAAGTTCTAGCACCCAGCCAATAAAATACACATATGCAAGTAACACATTTGGAAGTTATCTTTGCAACAGATAGTTCATTTTCTACATATGGGCCAACAGATATAAATCTGTTACCGTTATGGAATCAGCCTTTAGAGAAGGGATGGAAGACAGGAAAAAAGATGCTGCTATTCATGGAGAAAAAAGGTTCTGATCTACCAAACTGCAAAGCATGCTTAAATTTTAAGCATATACCTAAgagttttgctggatcagggccaaaaaCCAAGATCCTACTGGAGTTCCTAGGGAGCATATTCTCTGAAATACGAGTCAAAAAGATATTAGCTGAAATGTAAAAATTTGGGACACTAAAAATTTGTACCCAGAGATTTTGAAAATTCATTTTCTGATGCACCCAGAATTACTAACCAAAGTATTTGTGTTATGGTTGGACGCAGCATGACAAGTATCAAGATAATGAATGTCAAAAAATATTATTAAGTGTTGAAACAGCAATGGACTAGTTTAATCTCATATCTGTAAGACTGCCTTCTTGATTTTCACTAAACTTATAAAAATATATCCATGAATGAGATTCTATGAAATCTCAAGCAAAAAATTAGTTTGGGGGTATTTAGAGGGGTGAGGAGGGCgaaaaaaaagtcaaacttaTAAAAGATGGGTAGCTGGAGCTCCAACCTATGAAGGAACTAGCACTCCTCCCTAATAATTTtactatttccattttacaataTATCCATGATTGTGTATTGGAGCTTCGTTAACATTTCTGTACGACCCTTAactttttcatttcctttctCAAACATGTAAACTTCAGAGTGGTGTTACCATAGGTCTTCCATTTAAATTTCCTCTCTTaaataaagaggaaaaggaaaggaatttCCCATACTTAATAATGTTAGCCTTTAGTTCCTAGTTGGGCAATATCTACACCAGCAAGCCTATACCAGCGTTGCCCCCTAATGTAGACATATTAAGTGATTTTTCAGTTCATAATAAATTTTAGAGCAAAGCAGTTCCCCCAGACTTAACAGGGGGTGATCACTAATGAGGATCTGTATTCCATCTTTGAAATTTAAAAGTTCAGTCATTTGCTAGTTATCTGACCTGAGGAAAAAAAGCATGACCTGGCAGCAAGAGAGGCCTGTGCCCGTTTGGGTCACATATATATGTTTCTAAATTACGTACTGTCATACAATACTGGACTATCTAGTTTGATATCCTGTCTCTAATATTGGCTGGTACCTGATGCTTCAGGGAAAGGACAGCATCCACCCCACAAAGGAAGTTTCCTCCAAATCAACGCCCACCCCCAGAACAGCTTAGTATAAAACTTATATCCTGCAGAATAAGGGtctctctgaatttttttttatatcaatAAGCTCAATACTTCTAAAAATATTCTGCTGAACTCTTGGGAGTCATTTATATCTTTTGCCAGCAAATTCCAGAGTTCAACTCTGCATTTTGTAGAAGGGTATTTTCTTTTGCCAGTTTTAAATTTGTTACCTTTCAGTTTAATTGGATGTCCTCCCATAATTCATGAGTTCCCAGCTGCCCTTCTCTAGatcatttattattttctatatctctatcatatccactctctaaactaaacagtgGTTCTCTCCCCCCAGACACCTTCTACatattttgttttgagttaaGGTGACCAAAACTGAACAAAGTTTTGTGAGAGTCACGCCATCCAATAAGCATTATTTCAGATCTATGGGATGGTTTAactggggatcagtcctgctttgagcagggagttggactagatgacctcctgaggtcccttccaaccctgatattctatgaaaacacaGTGAAGAAATTGAAGAAATCACCTTCAGGCAGAGACATGGAAAACGTATTTAAAGAGTGAAAGTTTCAAGCACATAGAAACAGGGAGTTATAAAGCTACCTGTCTAGCACTATCTCGGACCAGTTGGTATAatttttagtcacaggtatttttggtAACagccatggacaggtcatgggcaataaactaaaattcacagcctgtgacctatccatgacttatactaaaaatacctgtgattaaatcttggggggggggggggggtggaattttGCTGGAGAGGCGTGGGGAGCCgctgctggagggtgggggcggggcgcgCCTGGGGCCCAGTGGACcgcagctgctccagccagccGCCCAAGGACCGCCACCCGGGGCCAGCGgactcctggctgctctgggaccgctgctgggggctgccagagcagtggctggtgtggctgtccctgggacttctccagcagcagctggtgaggCTGTCCCTGGGGACCACCTaagcagctggccccagagccagctgcttggaCGACCCTGGGGGAAGCCACATtggcccctgcagaagtcatggaaagtcacagaatccgtgacttccgcgaCCTCCAGGACAGACACAGAGCCCTAATAATAAGCAACCACACTAGCCTTTCAACAGTGAACATTCAGTTCAAGTCCTCACTTGGGTTAAATCTGAACATTGGTCAGCTGCCTCTACTGTATAGTGCCTTATTTTAATATTACAATTAGTACCTTTGATCACACGAAGCCATGTACAGTCATTCACTCTCATCTTCCACATCAATTCCTGCAAAGAAAACCTGGCAAATTTTCCCAAGGCGATGAAtgttttcacattttttaaaaagcggCATTTGTTATAGCTAGAACCCCACAGTTCTTCTGGTACCACCAGGTCTAAACATTCCCGCACAAAAACATACACCTGCCAGTGGCTGCTGTGCTGTCTGAGAAGCTCCTTCAAGCCAGGGTCACAGAATTCTTTAGCATTTtgtctttcattttctgtttgccCCAACACAAATTTCTCAGGGCTGCTTAAGATACCTAAATCGGTTGAAGTTCTTTTTGAAAGCAAACACGAACCATTTGGAACATCAGTGTAACCACCTTCTCTGCTATTGCTTGTCAAACATATAGTAGGCTCTTTCCCAACTTGACCTTCTGCTTCCTTATCAATCTGTACTCTGTCACAAGAAACTGACTGACAAATTGTGTCAGTTTTGCTTGAATTTGTTTCAGAAATCCAGACAGgacaattcttttttaaaagtactaAATAGGGACACTTTGCATGATTCTTTAACAATTTTTGAAATACATCTCTCATCTGCCAGTAGCGTTTGGGCAATCTCTTCTTTCTCCAGTTATAACTTGGTATGTTTGCACTGCATTTTTGCGGCAACATTTTGCTGTTTAAGAATATCATTTCTACAAGCTGTTGTCCCCCTGCTTGGCTGCCCTTTAAGCGATTCAATAAAAATGATTTAGGAAAACATTCTCGGAAGCTCCCGGAAGAATACAAAAGACATTTCCTCCCAATGTACACTCTGGAACGTGAGATTTTATTGGATAGCTTCTTAGCTATATTAGTTGGGGGGCACTTAAGccctctgtattttaaaaatttatcTTCTGCTTTTTTCATTTGTACAGAACCAACCTGAAATTTACAGATATCTAGCTCTACTCCCTCTCTGCTGGAATTTGTTTTAGTATAAGTGCTAGATTTATAAAGTTTATTACACTGAACACGCAGCCTTAACGAACTCTCATCATCTGTCACAGATTTTTCCTTACTATTTTGAACTTCCTGCACTAAAGATGGTGCATCAGGAGTCTCTGCTCTACTCTCATTTTCTTGAGAAATGgactttattttaataaagttatTTACAGAAAATGATTCTACACATGAAAGAGACTGTGTATCATAAATGATGTCCAGAGTGAACTTGTTTTCATCTTCATTAGATCCAAAGCTCCAAGCATCGTCTTCTTCCCTTAGGTTTATCTTCATCCTTTTAGCTGTAACTTCGAATTGATCCTTATCAAGCTTCCTTTTTGAAGGTGTGGCAGTAGCAACTGGATATAGATTAGGTCCTCTGAGATTTTTCAGGTTTCCAGTGACCATTCtgacctgtttgtttgttttagaatttTGCCCAACAGCTCCCTTAGCTGTGGCAGAATGCTCATAATCAGGCGCAGAGCCTTGTGTTTTATTATTCCCTTGACTTTTAGTGCTCAAGATATTAATTTCTGATCTTGGTTTCCATTTCCACCTGTTTGTCTTTGATAACTGACATTTTTTTTGCACGTAGTCAAACAGAATATTATGTCTACTTTTTGAATATCTTTGTTTTACAAACACTGTGGAAGGTGCTGCATTACTTGAAGCAAGCTCATACATAGGCTGCCCACATATTTGATAAGAGCAACTAGGTGGCACTAGCATAAAGATAGCACAGTGTTCCAATAAATACATCATAATATCATCCCCTATCCTGCTCAATAATGTTTCCCATAGCACACTCATCCGAAGAGTTTCTGTTGCAGTATTAGGTAGATAGCTGCATATATTTGAAGTAGACATAACCTGCGAATAGGAACTGTTTTCATCCAATAATGCATACCCAAATGCAaggacatttttcttctttttttcacaAAGTCTTTGAATGACTCTTATGACTACTTCACTCTCACTAGAtaactgaagagagagagagaaaagttaaTTTTACATGTCAGACCCCCTTATAAACAACAGATGCCAGAGAATACAAAGCCCCACGCTCTGGTTTTagattaagacttttaaaaacaagattaaGGATTGTGCCACATCATATCACATTTGAAAATTCCTACTCCAGGCTTTGACATATTGAAAGCTACAACTCTGAATTTAGGCAAGTCAGTAGCCTCTCAGTTCCCCTTATGTAAATTAGACaaaattctctctcccccccactcaCTGTCTATCCcgtctatttagaatgtaaatGCCAGACCCTAGAGGCTGTCTCTTACTGCTTGTCTGCACACAGCACCTAATACAGGGGTAGCCAACCTGAGCatgaggagccagaatttaccaatgtacgttgccaaagagccagagtaatacgtcagcagccccccatcagctcccccgccCCTGTTCCCAggacctcccacccaccggcagccccaccgatcaatgcctccccctccctccctgcacctcccgatcagctgttttggggcctgcaggaggctctggggcgAGGGGGAGAAGTGAGGGCAGGGCATTCTCAGGGGAGGGcactggaaggggtggagtaggggcagggcctgtggcagaaccaggggttgagcagtgagcaccccctgacacattggaaagttggcgcctgtagctacagccccggagtcagtgcctatacaaggagccacattttaacttctgaagagccacacgtggctccagagccacaggttgcccaccctGACCTAACACAACAGGGTCCCACTCTTGGTTGGGGCTTCCAAGTGCTTCTGTAAAATTAACAATAACAAAATATCAGCTCATGGTTTTACAAATTGGTCAATAAGCTTATAGCTGGAGTCCCATTTCAATAATTTTATACAGTAGCTTTGAGAGAGAAATCCAGTGCATTCTTCTACAAGagggaaaaaattattttgttgtttacATAATAGAACAGAATTGTTTCCCTTTAGATTTTCCTAAAATGTGAAAATATTATTCAGCTCTGATTACACAAGtcactgtttttaatatttaggtGTTAGTGTATACGGAAAATACAAAAGCAGATAACCTTGCATATGTAACCTTTTATTTAACCCTGATTTGACTCTGATCTAGATGCAGCCTAGGGACCAGGAAACTTGCTCTCATCCATCACCATCAAGGAAACAGGAAGAACCAACCCACTGCAGGGCTTTCtaagagacagcccctggccCCAGGTCACAGAGATTACCTAGCCCCAAGAATAAAAGTAATCATCTGAGTGGCTGTTGTCTTAACGAAAAATTGCATGCTATAACCCACACACAAGCCAAGAGTAGAGAAGAAAAGAAGAACAGAGGAGAAAACAGGAGCAGCACCATTACACGTGGAGGGCGGCAAGGAGCAGGGTCGACAGCAGATCCACGAGCCAATTAAAAACCATAGAAAAACAACAGAGCTCTatgattccccccctcccctcccgctttTGTGGGGGCGGCTGAGCGATCTGAGACTGGAGGGAGAAACAGAAGTCAGTATTTGCAGCAACCATTCGTTGGGTGCCAACGCATCCCACCGCCATGCTGACTGCCGCCCGGGCAGCACTACCACCCCGACGCTGTGCATTTCAGAAACGCGGCTACAGTGAGGTGAGAAGAAAAGCCAGCCAAGAGCAGAGAGGCTCTTCCTTCCAGACGGGGTTGCTCTGGTGCTTGCTAGAGTACAAGCAGCCAGAAGAACTGACTAGCCCAGGAGTACAGCCTCTGCTGTTCAAAAGAGGATTAATTCCAGTGCTTTTCAGTAGAAAAAGCAAGAAGTCAGGAACCATTAATTTCGCTCCAGCAAGAGGCTTGCGGCGCACGCGATAGCTGCCTACCACAGAGTGGGGCACGCCAGCCTCCCGAAAGCGTCCTCCCGCTGCCCAGCGAACGCCGACCCCAGGCGGTACCTGTTggaaggagaggggctgggggatgGCTCGGGCTCCCCGGGGGACGCACACCACGCACTGAGACACAAACGTCTGATAGAGCTCGGAGTCTCCGCGCTGCAGCAGTTCAGCTTCGCCAGGCCTGCAGGCAGCCGCCTCCCGGAGCCTCTGTACAAACTGTTCAAGCCCCAGCACGTCGGCATAGCAGCCTTCCAGCATGGCCAGCACGGCACGAAAGGGCCCAGAGCCTGCCATGCTTCTGAAGCCGAGCGGAGCCGCCTCCCTGCTGGGACCGAGCCACCTTTCCCAGAAGCACTAATGCCTCCCTCCTGGACCCACAAATTCCGCGTGTGCTGCTGCACCTATTGAGCTCCCGGGGCTGGGCGCGACAgctgcccaccccccagcccaggggcaaCAGGAAAGCCAATCCACGCCTATTGGCTCCTGCGCATGCTCACGCTCCTGCCTGCGCAGACCTAGTGAGCGAGCCTGTTCGCCGCCAGTCCCCTGAGCTGGTTTCACGAGCGCCGCACGCGCCCCGCAGCGCAGAGGAGCGGACGAGCCCTAAGGGGAAGGGAAGCTGAGGTTAGCAGTGAGCTGGGCGGGAGGCGTGCCATGCAGGAGTGGAGGTGGAAGCAggctcaggggctgggctggaggaagcATGCTGTTTCTGCGGGGAGTggaagagggatagctcagtggtttgagcattggcctgctaaacccagggttgtgacttcaatccttgagggggccatttagggatgggggcaaaaattggggattggtcctgctttgagcagggggttggactagatgacctcctgaggtcccttccaaccctgatattctatgattctatgactgctgcCACACGACATTTGTCAGTTAGGATTGGGCAGCGACCTCTTACGTTCCCTGTGGAGGGAGAATGCGTTTAAACAAGGAGGTTCTAAAAGAGATTCGTTTagctctttttatttacttatagaGCACAGTGCTTAATTAGAGAAGGTAGGGAGGCTGGTGTGTGGGTAGAATGGGGAGACAGTCATCCaagttggaggggagggataggatacagaaggacctagacaaattggaggattgggccaaaagaaatctgatgaggttcaataaggatacgtgcagggtcctgcactttggacggaagaacccaatgcacagctacagactagggactgaatggctaggcagcagttctgtggaaaaggacctaggggtgacagtggacgagaagctggatatgagtcagcagtgtgcccttgttgccaagaaggccaatggcattttgggatgtaggggcatagcgagcagatcgagggacgtgatcgttcccctctattcgacattggtgaggcctcatctggagtactgtgtccagttttgagccccacacttcaagaaggatgtggataaattggagagagtccagcgaagggcaacaaaaatgattaggggtctggaacacatgagttatgaggagaggctgagggagctgggattgtttagcctgcagaagagaagaatgaggggggatttgatagctgctttcaactacctgaaagggggttccaaagaggatggctctaaactgttctcaatggtagcagatgacagaacgaggagtaatggtctcaagttgcagtgggggaggtttagattggatattaggaaaaactttttcactaagagggtggtgaaacactggaatgcgttacctagggggtggtggaatctccttctttagaggtttttaaggtcaggcttgacaaagccctggctgggatgatttaactgggaattggtcctgcttcgagcagggggttggactagatgaccttctggggtcccttccaaccctgatattctatgatattctataaGTTCTTTATCTGGGGTTCTCCATGCCATGTGCACACTGCAAAGTTTGGTTGACCCAAAGGTAGGTCGACCCAAAGTTAGGTCAGTGCAGTCACCAACTTCTGTGTATCGATTGGGTATGTGCATATTGGGAGCTTGTGATGGTTCTGTGTGTACTCACCATGAGTGATTGCATCAGCGTAAACATGGTGTGCCACGGGCAAGTATGCCCCATGTTGCTGGCCAGCTCAGTGCCTTGTGGTGTGTTTTCACAGCGCTTTGTGATATATGGGTGATTTGTCAAGGGACTTCTAAGAGCTGGAGATCAAGTTCCCACAATGCCACTTTCTCCATCTCATAGTTTtcatgccatttttttaaaacttccacaGTCCTGAGCACCACTTTTTAGTCCCCAACATTGCTCTGGCAGAAGCATGTATCCTGCACAGCTCAGTGCAATTCTCATGAGTGTTGCTAATACAGGATGCACGATTCTTCTGTATTTTCAGAACTTGAACaacctagggttaccatatgtccaggTTTTCCCGGGGCCagacattttctcttttttgacaggtttcagaggaacagccgtgttagtctgtattcgcaaaaagaaaaggagtacttgtggcaccttagagactaaccaatttatttgagcatgagctttcgtgagctacagctcacttcatcagatgtttaccgtggaaactgcagcagactttatatacacacagaaatcatgaaacaatacctcctcccaccccactgtcctgctggtaatagcttatctaaagtgatcaacaggtgggccatttccagcacaaatccaggttttctctccttttctcttttttgactCTCTGCCCTCTCCCTAGTTGCATTTTTCAATTAAGAGGCAATGTGTGGGATTTTTGCAGCTCAGAAAGCAGAGGGGTCAACTTTCTAATTTCTCTGGGGTGCTcaatctctgctctgccccaggccccacccccaccctgccctcaccccgcctcttcctgtccccactcctccccccagtgccttctGCACACTGCTGAACAGTTGATCACCAGCAGGCaagaggcgctggggggaggggaaggagctcatcaccagggctgccagggggtgcttagcacccactgttttttttctgtggttgctccagccccggagcacccacagagtcagtgcctgtgTCAGAAGGAGTCCTCTCTATGCCCTGATTGGTCCCTTCCTGCATCCGCAGCTGATTGGTCTATTCCCCTGCAACCACAGCTTCCAGATCCCACCCACCCAGGCCCCAGCTCTCAGACCTGTGGTGCAAGGCCAACATGGATGTGCTGACTGGCAGCTTGTGCTGGGTCCTGGCCTTGCACCAGCCATTCTGACACTGTGACAGGGAGCAACCTGTCCCCACCAAGAGAGTGAGGCTGCAGGTACCTTCTCTGGCACCTCCTAGGTACTCCCTCCAGTACCGACACACCCCTCCAGTGCGCACACACCCTCCAGCACCCACCAGCTACctcctcccagtacacacacgcCCTTCCAGCATCTCCAAATACCGACTCCCAGTACACAcaacccctccagcaccccctaaATACCTATCCCAGTATACACACACCTCCAGCACCGTCCAACTGTACCCCCATCCAGCTTGCTCCCctggcagtgtcctctttttgggaacctgaactATGGTAAACCTAATTACAAATGGCGGTGTGATGGGGAAAATGCGGAGACGTTCAAGCACAATAACTGGATGCTGACTGACACAGTGAAAATAAAAATGCCAGGTTGGGGCTGACATACACAGAGCAGCTCCACATGGTGAATTGCCACTTCTAGAcccaagaaatgagcactgattggtgggatccTATCATAACGCAGTTTTGGgtaaatgagcagtggctgtagaACATTCACATGCTAAAGGCCACATTACTGGATGAGTATGTGTGACATTATATACCTTGGGGGAATGTACTGTAactcccatattcctcattttcatataaacgtgatcttacatataaagaattccttgtaaggtatcaggggaaaggttatgatctgctgaaagtcatttctctatccatatatatGTATCAGTAATGCATAtggaattgtgttgtatggtggtcagtAAAACATGTTGTAAATTGGGGAATTAGatagatatta includes:
- the TERT gene encoding telomerase reverse transcriptase isoform X4, producing MAGSGPFRAVLAMLEGCYADVLGLEQFVQRLREAAACRPGEAELLQRGDSELYQTFVSQCVVCVPRGARAIPQPLSFQQVPPGVGVRWAAGGRFREAGVPHSVLSSESEVVIRVIQRLCEKKKKNVLAFGYALLDENSSYSQVMSTSNICSYLPNTATETLRMSVLWETLLSRIGDDIMMYLLEHCAIFMLVPPSCSYQICGQPMYELASSNAAPSTVFVKQRYSKSRHNILFDYVQKKCQLSKTNRWKWKPRSEINILSTKSQGNNKTQGSAPDYEHSATAKGAVGQNSKTNKQVRMVTGNLKNLRGPNLYPVATATPSKRKLDKDQFEVTAKRMKINLREEDDAWSFGSNEDENKFTLDIIYDTQSLSCVESFSVNNFIKIKSISQENESRAETPDAPSLVQEVQNSKEKSVTDDESSLRLRVQCNKLYKSSTYTKTNSSREGVELDICKFQVGSVQMKKAEDKFLKYRGLKCPPTNIAKKLSNKISRSRVYIGRKCLLYSSGSFRECFPKSFLLNRLKGSQAGGQQLVEMIFLNSKMLPQKCSANIPSYNWRKKRLPKRYWQMRDVFQKLLKNHAKCPYLVLLKKNCPVWISETNSSKTDTICQSVSCDRVQIDKEAEGQVGKEPTICLTSNSREGGYTDVPNGSCLLSKRTSTDLGILSSPEKFVLGQTENERQNAKEFCDPGLKELLRQHSSHWQVYVFVRECLDLVVPEELWGSSYNKCRFLKNVKTFIALGKFARFSLQELMWKMRVNDCTWLRVIKGDHFVPALEHHYREEILAKFLYWLMDTYIVQLLRSFFYITETMFQKNMLFFYRKLIWSKLQNIGMRNHFAKVHLRALSTEEIEKVQQKKCVPMASKLRFIPKPNGLRPIVKVNTVVGAKTLNRKSRDKKVHYFNTQLKNLFSVLNYERTENTSLLGSSVFGKDDIYKIWRKFVSEVLESNDKIPRFYYVKADVTGAYDTIPHDKLVEVISQILDPEKRTVYCIRRYAVIKITMNGQIRKYYRRHVSTFKDFMSHMRLFVSHLQETTSLQNAIVVEQSLSLNETSSSLFAFFLQMIHNNILEIEGRYYLQCCGIPQGSILSTLLCSLCYGDMENKLFCGIQRDGVLIRLIDDFLLLTPHLTLAKTFLRTLATGIPEYGFLINPKKTVMNFPVDEDIPGCSKFKQLPYCGVIPWCGLLLDIQTLEVYCDYSSYACTSIRSSLSFNSSSTAGKNMKYKLVTVLKLKCHSLFLNLQVNSLRTVFINIYKIFLLQAYRFHACVLQLPFNQQVRKNPCFFLRIISDTASCCYSILKTKNTGIALGTKGASGLFPSEAAEWLCYHAFIIKLTNHKVVYKCLLRSLKISGSAGL
- the TERT gene encoding telomerase reverse transcriptase isoform X5, yielding MAGSGPFRAVLAMLEGCYADVLGLEQFVQRLREAAACRPGEAELLQRGDSELYQTFVSQCVVCVPRGARAIPQPLSFQQVPPGVGVRWAAGGRFREAGVPHSVLSSESEVVIRVIQRLCEKKKKNVLAFGYALLDENSSYSQVMSTSNICSYLPNTATETLRMSVLWETLLSRIGDDIMMYLLEHCAIFMLVPPSCSYQICGQPMYELASSNAAPSTVFVKQRYSKSRHNILFDYVQKKCQLSKTNRWKWKPRSEINILSTKSQGNNKTQGSAPDYEHSATAKGAVGQNSKTNKQVRMVTGNLKNLRGPNLYPVATATPSKRKLDKDQFEVTAKRMKINLREEDDAWSFGSNEDENKFTLDIIYDTQSLSCVESFSVNNFIKIKSISQENESRAETPDAPSLVQEVQNSKEKSVTDDESSLRLRVQCNKLYKSSTYTKTNSSREGVELDICKFQVGSVQMKKAEDKFLKYRGLKCPPTNIAKKLSNKISRSRVYIGRKCLLYSSGSFRECFPKSFLLNRLKGSQAGGQQLVEMIFLNSKMLPQKCSANIPSYNWRKKRLPKRYWQMRDVFQKLLKNHAKCPYLVLLKKNCPVWISETNSSKTDTICQSVSCDRVQIDKEAEGQVGKEPTICLTSNSREGGYTDVPNGSCLLSKRTSTDLGILSSPEKFVLGQTENERQNAKEFCDPGLKELLRQHSSHWQVYVFVRECLDLVVPEELWGSSYNKCRFLKNVKTFIALGKFARFSLQELMWKMRVNDCTWLRVIKGDHFVPALEHHYREEILAKFLYWLMDTYIVQLLRSFFYITETMFQKNMLFFYRKLIWSKLQNIGMRNHFAKVHLRALSTEEIEKVQQKKCVPMASKLRFIPKPNGLRPIVKVNTVVGAKTLNRKSRDKKVHYFNTQLKNLFSVLNYERTENTSLLGSSVFGKDDIYKIWRKFVSEVLESNDKIPRFYYVKADVTGAYDTIPHDKLVEVISQILDPEKRTVYCIRRYAVIKITMNGQIRKYYRRHVSTFKDFMSHMRLFVSHLQETTSLQNAIVVEQSLSLNETSSSLFAFFLQMIHNNILEIEGRYYLQCCGIPQGSILSTLLCSLCYGDMENKLFCGIQRDGVLIRLIDDFLLLTPHLTLAKTFLRTLATGIPEYGFLINPKKTVMNFPVDEDIPGCSKFKQLPYCGVIPWCGLLLDIQTLEVYCDYSSYACTSIRSSLSFNSSSTAGKNMKYKLVTVLKLKCHSLFLNLQVNSLRTVFINIYKIFLLQAYRFHACVLQLPFNQQVRKNPCFFLRIISDTASCCYSILKTKNTGIALGTKGASGLFPSEAAEWLCYHAFIIKLTNHKVVYKCLLRSLKILQTL